A stretch of the Nerophis ophidion isolate RoL-2023_Sa linkage group LG27, RoL_Noph_v1.0, whole genome shotgun sequence genome encodes the following:
- the inha gene encoding inhibin alpha chain, with amino-acid sequence MWFWLVIICWVHCRGQELSREEVLLWFRGRVLDSLGLRGAPRVEGGKVQAIPQRVLGISQRPLADDRGQQSLEIILFPVSESSCDQNHLTFYFQPSAHYQLVLSAHFWFYGGTDNSSASLFLLTSDGKLLQGLNAPSKSSPDGWMIFDVNQSLRTPLLSGPFLLRVLCSNCHCPTEGADNVPFLHLHARPGPARTPRSVPGPIPWSPSAVDLLRRPSRERLQDCGRAEVQISFQELGWDNWIVDPKVLTFYYCHGNCSSPDRTGTVLGIRQCCAPVPETMRSLRITTTSDGGYSYKHETLPNIIPEECTCV; translated from the exons ATGTGGTTCTGGCTGGTCATCATCTGCTGGGTTCATTGCCGAGGGCAGGAACTGTCCAGAGAAGAAGTTTTATTGTGGTTTCGAGGCCGCGTTCTGGACAGTCTGGGACTGCGAGGAGCACCCCGTGTGGAAGGAGGCAAGGTGCAGGCAATACCTCAGAGGGTTCTAGGAATCAGTCAAAGACCGCTGGCGGACGACCGCGGCCAACAGAGCCTGGAGATTATTCTTTTTCCTGTTTCTG AATCATCGTGTGACCAGAATCACCTCACATTTTACTTCCAGCCGTCTGCCCACTACCAGCTCGTCTTGTCGGCCCACTTCTGGTTCTATGGAGGCACGGACAACTCTTCGGCCTCGCTCTTTCTCCTCACGTCCGATGGGAAGCTTCTTCAGGGTTTAAATGCTCCATCAAAAAGCAGcccagatggatggatgatcttcgACGTCAATCAGAGCCTGCGGACGCCCTTGCTTTCGGGTCCTTTCCTTCTCCGAGTGCTTTGTTCAAATTGTCATTGTCCCACTGAGGGGGCTGACAATGTGCCCTTTCTCCACCTGCATGCCCGACCAGGCCCGGCCCGTACACCCAGGAGCGTGCCGGGCCCCATCCCATGGTCCCCCTCGGCCGTTGACCTACTCCGGCGGCCCTCACGGGAGAGGCTGCAGGACTGCGGGCGAGCGGAAGTGCAGATCAGCTTCCAGGAGCTGGGCTGGGATAATTGGATCGTGGACCCCAAGGTGCTGACGTTCTACTACTGCCACGGGAACTGTTCTTCCCCCGATCGAACCGGCACTGTTCTTGGGATCAGGCAGTGTTGTGCCCCAGTACCCGAAACTATGAGGTCCCTGCGCATCACCACCACATCTGATGGTGGCTACTCATACAAGCATGAGACATTGCCAAACATTATCCCTGAAGAATGTACCTGTGTCTGA